A genomic window from Tolypothrix sp. PCC 7910 includes:
- a CDS encoding chemotaxis protein CheW, with the protein MNSAKNIIPVKDIPNNLGDGYIKFQLNQQTAAILSMKHTQEAIIVPVESVTSMPNMPACILGLMNWRSRIIWVVDLPRMLNLEFLDSRLRQYNVIIVRVESLLLGLIVQEIKGTAKFLADEICSPVGQVASSLVPYLCGCVVQEQEVLLVLDAQAIVHSSILRSD; encoded by the coding sequence ATGAATAGTGCAAAAAATATTATTCCTGTTAAAGACATTCCCAACAACTTAGGAGATGGCTACATTAAGTTCCAACTTAATCAACAGACGGCTGCTATTTTATCAATGAAGCACACCCAAGAAGCCATCATTGTACCTGTTGAGTCTGTTACCTCAATGCCAAATATGCCTGCTTGTATACTAGGGCTAATGAATTGGCGGAGTCGCATAATTTGGGTAGTTGATCTACCGAGAATGCTCAATTTAGAATTTTTAGACAGTAGGCTGCGGCAGTACAATGTCATTATTGTGCGGGTGGAATCGCTGCTTTTAGGCTTGATTGTGCAAGAAATAAAAGGTACAGCTAAGTTCTTAGCTGATGAAATTTGTTCTCCTGTAGGACAAGTAGCATCCAGTTTAGTACCTTATTTATGTGGATGTGTTGTCCAAGAACAAGAGGTACTGCTGGTATTAGATGCACAGGCTATTGTCCATTCTTCTATTCTCCGCAGTGATTAG